A window of Mercenaria mercenaria strain notata chromosome 16, MADL_Memer_1, whole genome shotgun sequence contains these coding sequences:
- the LOC128549818 gene encoding uncharacterized protein LOC128549818 produces the protein MERSKGKFVSKKQGLKKEICLKNRKNTTYVYENVPERRIVDLRHFGRRYDSYWDRTLSKQERVQAELRKTCEERMELTTEHIAEEKARDLCAQTQKQEPVQPELRTPVPEMQLSSSCEDDQISFEEAMEILENAADDTDDRLVYEQMELLKNCDMENSVIVFYDIETTSLDASAEIVQLSACTDSSCFNRYILPHRDFNRKSSEITGLTVEMINGLRSLCKAGKTLPSTTLHAALNEFIDWLNSLKYEKVILAAHNGKSFDMRLLIQAVQKEGRLNALSVSVYGFVDTLHMFRSVRTDKQSLSLANYYRRVFHESFDAHDSSADVSALMRLFNHEKLNNKINEFILKFRQAVSYLENVKVVKGNRNEIQSLMCGDKKVISKFMAHKIAESGLPYNHLKLAFLTDSFDGLKHVLSEKVNGRPRVTNRVSVIESMNLHFKAVTL, from the exons ATGGAAAGATCAAAAGGGAAATTCGTTTCCAAAAAACAAGGATTGAAAAaggaaatatgtttgaaaaatagAAAGAATACAAcatatgtttatgaaaatgtACCAGAAAGGAGAATAGTAGATTTAAGACACTTTGGAAGGAG GTATGATTCATACTGGGATAGGACACTCTCAAAACAAGAGCGGGTACAGGCGGAACTTAGAAAAACATGTGAAGAACGTATGGAGTTGACAACAGAACACATAGCTGAAGAGAAAGCGCGTGATTTATGCGCACAGACTCAAAAACAAGAGCCGGTACAACCGGAACTTAGAACACCAGTGCCGGAAATGCAACTGTCAAGTTCCTGtgaagatgaccaaatatcattTGAGGAAGCAATGGAAATATTAGAAAATGCAgctg ACGACACTGATGATCGTTTGGTATATGAGCAGATGGAACTCTTGAAAAACTGTGACATGGAGAATTCTGTAATTGTTTTCTATGACATTGAAACGACCTCTCTTGACGCAAGTGCGGAAATTGTACAATTGTCAGCCTGTACCGACAGTAGTTGTTTCAACCGGTACATTTTGCCACACAGGGATTTTAACCGTAAATCATCAGAAATTACAGGTTTGACTGTTGAGATGATAAACGGACTTCGCAGCTTGTGCAAAGCAGGAAAGACACTACCCTCCACAACATTACATGCTGCTCTGAATGAATTCATTGATTGGCTCAATTCCTTGAAGTATGAAAAAGTAATTTTAGCCGCTCATAACGGAAAATCATTCGACATGCGGCTTTTAATCCAGGCTGTTCAAAAAGAAGGTAGACTGAACGCGCTCTCTGTCTCTGTGTATGGATTTGTAGACACACTACATATGTTTAGATCCGTAAGGACAGACAAGCAGTCATTATCACTAGCAAACTATTATAGACGGGTTTTTCACGAAAGCTTCGATGCACATGATTCAAGTGCAGATGTTTCCGCACTTATGCGTTTGTTTAACCATGAAAAAttgaacaacaaaataaatgaatttatacTTAAATTCAGACAAGCTGTATCATACCTAGAAAATGTTAAAGTTGTGAAAGGCAATAGAAATGAAATACAATCATTAATGTGTGGTGACAAAAAAGTAATCTCAAAATTCATGGCCCACAAAATTGCAGAAAGCGGCCTTCCGTATAATCATCTAAAACTGGCGTTTTTGACAGATTCATTTGATGGCTTAAAACATGTGTTGAGCGAGAAAGTGAATGGCAGACCAAGAGTAACAAACAGAGTGTCTGTAATAGAATCAATGAATTTGCATTTTAAAGCTGTAACTTTATAG